A DNA window from Loxodonta africana isolate mLoxAfr1 chromosome 7, mLoxAfr1.hap2, whole genome shotgun sequence contains the following coding sequences:
- the LOC100672568 gene encoding olfactory receptor 51F1-like: MRSLGNFTSTTFLLTGVPGLEEFHIWFSIPFCCLWVIALLGNSTILYVVITDSSLHEPMYYFLSMLSATDMGITISSLPTTLGVLWFNARIISLDACIVQMFFLHGFTLMESSVLLAMAFDRFVAICNPLRYAMILTNSRIIKAGVVIVIRMLFNLMPLLLLLKRLSFCGPNMLSHSYCYHPDVIKCSCSSIKVNSICGLVALILTSGVDIPCIFLSYVLIIKSILSIASPEERNRAFGTCVSHIGAVAIFYIPWVVLALVHRFGHKAPPYVHVLIANLHFLFPPVLNPIIYSVKTKQIRRAFLKLFPNSE; the protein is encoded by the coding sequence ATGCGGTCTCTTGGTAACTTCACTTCCACAACATTCCTTTTGACGGGAGTTCCAGGGCTGGAAGAGTTCCACATCTGGTTCTCCATTCCTTTTTGCTGCCTCTGGGTAATCGCCCTCTTAGGAAACAGCACTATCCTCTACGTGGTGATCACAGACTCCAGCTTGCATGAgcccatgtactatttcctctCCATGCTCTCAGCCACTGACATGGGCATCACTATTTCTTCTCTCCCCACAACACTGGGTGTCCTCTGGTTTAATGCCAGGATCATCAGCCTAGAcgcctgcattgtgcagatgttCTTTCTGCATGGATTTACCCTCATGGAGTCCTCTGTGCTTTTGGCCATGGCTTTTGACCGTTTCGTTGCCATCTGCAACCCCTTAAGATATGCTATGATTTTAACCAACTCTAGAATCATCAAAGCTGGGGTGGTGATTGTTATACGAATGCTGTTCAACCTGATGCCCTTGCTCCTGCTTCTTAAGCGGTTGTCCTTCTGTGGTCCTAATATGCTTTCTCACTCCTATTGCTATCACCCTGATGTGATTAAATGCTCTTGCTCAAGTATTAAAGTCAACAGCATCTGTGGCTTAGTTGCTCTCATTCTGACATCTGGTGTAGACATTCCCTGCATTTTCCTTTCCTATGTGCTAATCATTAAATCCATCCTTAGCATCGCTTCCCCAGAGGAGCGAAATAGGGCCTTTGGCACCTGTGTCTCCCACATTGGTGCTGTTGCCATCTTCTATATCCCCTGGGTCGTTTTGGCCCTGGTACATCGCTTTGGTCATAAGGCTCCTCCATATGTCCATGTACTGATAGCAAATCTCCATTTCCTCTTTCCACCTGTGCTGAACCCCATCATATACAGTGTGAAGACCAA